The window TTGAGCCTAGTAGATATAGTGCCTGTCTTATTTTTAACACTGTCAGTTCCTGGCCTCCTATGTTTGTAACTTTGGCGGGTCATAAAAGGaaacatgcaatataatttCCGCGTACTTACACATATCTAGATTTAAAGGTTTtcaggtaaaaaatatataaggcCAATTAACAAGTTGATAGGAAATTTCAGTGGCGCCTGTTATAGCTCCTTTTGAATTCGACGAATCAGTATTTTTTGGAGAGGGAGTTCAAGTGATGTGCCATGTTCCAAAAGGAGACAAACCTTTGAATTTCAAGTGGAGTTTTAGTGGAGGAGATGTGAGTTTACTGCCTGGATTGAACATCATGAACGTTGGGGACATGGGTTCAGCTCTCATAATACCCTCGGTGACTGCCAGGCATGCTGGCAATTACACATGCACTGCCTCCAACATTGTCGCCAGGGCTAGCCACTACGCCACGCTAAATGTCAAGGGTATACGTTCAAAGTGCATAATCTATGCTTTTCATGTTCTATCCTATCCCACATAAACTCTCTAATATAGGTAGTAGTGGTAACACAGTTCTCTTCGTAAACTTACATGTATATTATTGGTTATTTCTTCCAGTGGCACCTATAATATCCCCCTTTGAATTCGATGACGCTGTGTTTTACGGGGAAAGTATACAAGTCATGTGCCACATACCAAAAGGCGACATGCCCTTAAACTTAACATGGTACTTTCGTGACCTACCGTTGAAATCCAGTGACACTGTAACAATAACTAAAGTAGGAGAGAGAAGTTCAATATTGGTTATACCAGCAGCGACAGAGAAACACTCCGGAAATTACACGTGCACCGCTTCCAACACTGTAGCCAGCACCAACCACACAGCCATACTAAACGTTCAGGGTACACTTATTATTTGTGTATTGTCATTGTTCTTTAGTTAATTTCTTTGTACTTACCCTTACCAGTTCCTCCGCACATCGTCCCATTTGAAGCCGAAGAACAGATTTTTGCCGGTGAATCTGTACAATTGACATGTCACGTATCGAAGGGCGACACGCCTCTTACTATTACATGGAGTTTTCATGGGGAAGAGTTATCTTCACATCAAGGAATTACAACAACGAAGATTGGCGAACGAACGTCACTGTTGACTTTATCAGCTGCAACAGCGAGCCACAGTGGCGAATATTCGTGTCACGCTGCTAATCATGCCGGTTTGGCCGTGCACTCGGCCACGGTCAACGTCCATGGTAGCCCACTCAATCCGTTCACTATCCTTGCCTCTAACGCACGCTGCACGCTTGcctcaataataaatatagcCTTCTGAATTAACAGTATTACCGTACATCGTACCCTTCGAAGCGGACGAGTCAGTATTTGCTGGGGAATCGGTCCAACTTAACTGTCATGTATCGAAGGGTGACTTGcctcttgatatcaagtggcacTTCCATGGCTATGAAAATTCTTCGTCGCACCTCGGCATCATGACAACCAAAATGACATCGCGAACCTCATTTTTATCGATCGCTGCGGCTACTGCCAGTCATAGCGGCAATTATACCTGCGTAGCTGCCAACAGCGCCGGCTCTACTAATCATTCCACTGTCCTTAATGTTCATGGTCAGTTTCATTTACTCATGGTATCATAGTTATCATCGTATGTTATGTTCATTTGATGGCGATTCGATGCTGACAGACGTGTTAATAGAATCTGCATGAATTCTGTTTAATACTTCTATGGGCAGCGTACGCTTTACCTTTTGTTTGATCATCTCTTTATTTACCTTTCATAACgcatactttattttatacagtTACACCGAACATTCTACCTTTCGACGTCGATCAAGCCTTGTTTTCGGGAGAGTCAGTGCAGATGATGTGTCACATCTCCAAAGGAGATACCCCTTTAGAAGTGCATTGGGAATTTAATGGAAAGCCTCTCTCAATGAAGTTAGGAATGTTCTCAAAGGTGGGCGACCGGTCGTCCGTGCTGATGCTCCCCTCCGTCACGGGCGCGAACACTGGCAATTACACGTGCATAGCCAAAAATCCTGCTGGAATAGCTTCATACACAACAATACTCAAAATTATTGGTACCTGAACCCTACCTAGGCTTGTTAACCGTTTTTCGTTTTTATTctttacctattttattaattgatttatttttcttggGATTCAAGTTGTTCCGCACATTATCCCGTTCGAAGTCGAAGAGTCTATATTTGCTGGGGAGTCTGTACATCTCACATGTCATGTATCGAAAGGAGATAGACCACTACAAATTTCTTGGAGTTTTCAAGGAAGCGATATACCTTATCACAATAATATGGGTATAACAACTACTAAGCTAGGAGACAAAGCTTCTGTGCTGAGTATTCCGACCGCGATGGGCCATCACAGCGGCAACTACACGTGTACGGCCAGTAACCGCGCCGGTCGTGCGCACCACTCGGCGCTCGTCAATATACATGGTACTCGATGTCGCCCCTCCCCTGTTTGACTTTGTCGAAACATTCGTCTAGATATTGCACGTTTAGATATTAATCTTagaatttattattcttttcctCTGATCAGTTCCTCCTCATATACTACCGTTCGAGATTGAGTCCATATACTACGGAGAATCAGTGCAAATGGTTTGTCACGCCAGTAAAGGTGATCGACCAATGAGCATCAGTTGGACTATTGAAGGACGAGATTTATCTACACTTAAGGATATAAAAACTGTGAAAATGGCCGAGCAAACGTCTTTTCTATCAATTGCTTCTGTTACTGGATCCCACAGCGGAAATTATACGTGTATCGCAAGAAACAAAGCCGGCGAAGACAGATATTCTACCTACCTTCACGTTAAGGGTACTCTTAGTTAGATATCGCAGCATGCTTTAAATACTTTACTaacattgtaaaatatttctttgcTCAGTCGTCCCCCACATCAAACCCTTTGAATTGGATGAAGCCGTTTTTGCGGGAGAATCAGTGCATCTCGACTGCCACGTTTCGAAAGGCGACACCCCATTGAATATCACATGGAGTTTTCAAAGTCAACCCGTCACACGTAGGATGGGATTGAAGACAACAACATTAAGCGAACGAGTCTCCGTACTAGACATTCCGAACGCTATGGGTCCTAACAGTGGCAACTACACATGCACAGCGACCAACAAAGCGGGCACGACGAGTCATACAGCCATCCTCAACGTGATCGGTATCAAAACCTAATAATACCTCGGGTGATGCTTGCTTTCTGTTCAGTTCCTCCTGTGGTCCAACCCTTCTCGTTCGGGGAAGTCGCAATGAATTCTGGACAAGTCGTAACGGCCCCTTGCTCGGTTATTGAGGGTGACCACCCTCTGCAACTGCGGTGGCTTTTTGACAACGAACCTATCAAACCGAGATCTGGAGTCACCGTATTTCATATTGGAGAAAGAAGCGCAATACTTAGTATCGGTTCAGTATCACATAATCACGCGGGAAATTACAGTTGTGTAGCTGAAAACGAAGCCGGAACAGATTCTCATTCATCAACTTTGATTATCAATGGTTAATTTCCTCTATATTCTTGTTCTTTACgaatagatttttattattattatcatttcattGATTAATTCTGTTAAGTTAATTATAACACTATCCATTGTGGACATATTCCAGTCCCTCCCAACATATTGCCGTTCACTTTTGGCGAGAAACCCGCTAACGTTGGAGAGTATTTGCAAGCAGCGTGTACAGTTAATCTAGGCGATCTCCCTGTCACTATCACTTGGAGGTTCAATGGCCAACTTATATCTCAACGCAATCATCATTATGTCATAACAAATTCAAAGCGAAGTAGTCTACTAATAATAGAATCTGTAGACGCAAAACACGCTGGTTCCTACACATGTATCGGAGAAAATCGCGCAGGGCATACATCGTATTCAGCAGACTTAATTGTATACGGTTAGTCGTTTGAACATGGtagaatcattattattttgtgacCTAGTTAATGTTTGTTTCAGTTACTCCTAAAATAGCACCTTTTGTTGCCGGACCGGAACCGGCCTTTCTTGGCGATTACTTTGCACTCCAATGCATAATAACGCACGGGGATCAACCGGTGCGCATAGAGTGGACAGTTAATAATCGATCGGCTAATTCTCTTCCTGGAACTCGTATCAGTAATGTCGACAGAAGAAGTAGTGTGCTAACGATAGAATCAGTCGATGCGAAACACGCAGGCCTTTATAATTGTACAGCAACTAATGCAGCGGGCGTGGCTTCCCACACCACCGAATTAGTCGTCAAGGGTgcgaaaaacaaattaattcaaTTTTAGCTTCTGTCCTCCTCTGCTCCACTTTATTTTCcatacatttaattaattataggaTTTTTATTGTCCCAGTTCCGCCGGTAATTGTGCCATTCAATTTCGGTGAGGTGCCATCCAATCCTGGTGATACAGCGGTAGTGAACTGTGTCGTTACTAAGGGCGACCTGCCTCTCGATATATCGTGGACATTCAGCAGCGAAACAATAGACTCAAGTCAGCACCGTGACATCACGACGACACCACTAGGCACACGTGCCTCCGTGCTCACCATCAATTCAGTGAGCGCAAACCACCAGGGGAACTACACATGCATCGTGCAGAACACAGCAGGCCGTGTCGAACATGTGGCTACTCTTGTCGTAAATGGCACGTCTTAATTACAATATTACAATCTCATTACAATGGGGACTAACAACACAGGATCGCACCTTTAAGGGACCAATCCGTCCACAGTCACTCTATATCTCATATTTGACACCAGTTGCTAACATTGCCTGCTACAAAAATGATCTAACACAATTTTCTATTGTTTCCAGTACTGCCTCGCATAGTTCCCTTTTCGTTCGAGACCCCGCTCTTTGCGGGTCAGGCGACTCAAGTCACTTGTTTAGTCTCAGAAGGCGATCAGCCTCTCGATATTCACTGGTACTTTGAAGGGCAGCCTTTAAAGGAAAAAGCCGGGATAACGGCTACTAAGATAGGGCAGAGAGCTTCATTGCTTCTGATCGATCCTGCGGGCTGGTCGCACAGCGGGGCGTACGCGTGTCTCGCGCGCAACAAAGCCGGCTTGTCCAACTATACCGCCTCTCTCGAAGTCCACGGTACATCTTCATCGTTGTGTACCCTCACTCCCAGCACGGATGAGCTTTGCCTAGATTCATTATTGTACGCTTAATTACTATTTTGACTGGTTTTAATTCTAAGGCTCAAATCGTCCATCTGACAATATTATGATCAGACATTAATTAAACTTCACcgttgtaaatataaaaatgataGACACGTTTAAGATCAGTCTTCGATTGTCGATTATAGGGACCGGCTGCGGCTATCATCGACGAAACCTTTTCTTTTCCTTCCTTGCATATTCTTACCTTTCCTTCCTTTTCCTAAGGATCCCGtctttattttatgttgatTCATTAATTTGCATTCTGTGCCTTTTGGGTTTTAGTGCTTATGAGCTTGGCTTACTAACATGCCTGTTGGAATAATAATGATGCCTCTTAATTTActactaaatataatattttagtcCTGTGGAGAACTTTGGCAATTATTTCAACAGGTTTCCTGCTTTGTGTTGCATTATCATATGCTTTTTATGTCATATTATTTCATCTCTCTTTATTAATTATGTTGTAGTTTGCAAATATATTAATTTCGTCATCTGTACTTAACGTGATACGAAAGCTTCTATAGCAACAGCTTTGCCGATACcttaattattgttaaataaataatatttaagtataaaaaaaaaacaaataattagatTAATCGGAGTGCCAAGGTCAATAGCCAAGTTATATAGGAGCTTTTTGATTACGTAGTACAACAAAAACAAATTGAATATGACATTCTATACGATACTTATAGTTTTTGTTTCTGTAAATGTTAAAAGTTAGTAAAATGTTTTGCAGTGGCTGTGTTTAGAAGATTTACGTCAAATTCAATTTGTTTACTGCAAATTATAAATGTTtcaatgatgatgaaatatttattgaattaattaaaatctTGCCAAGTTTGATAGTTAACTTGTTAGCACATTTTATTCGAACTCAAATTCTACTAAACGATATcaatataaagattttattaaaaaacagaAAGAAATATTGTCTATCACTACTTTCAATTAAGATTAATTAAATgcaataattaataaacaatataTAGCATAATAAAAAGTTCATAAAGTTAAAGTTTAAAGAAAAATCtttgctttttaaaataatgccattttatttttgaagttcAGCAGTTCTAACCATTTGGTGAAATTTTTAGTGCCCCCGCGCTGGATTCTTGAGCCCACTGATAAAGCTTTTGCCCAAGGCTCAGATGCTAAGGTTGAATGTAAGGCTGATGGCTTCCCCAAGCCCCAAGTGACATGGAAGAGGGCTGAAGGTAATAATCTCATTTGAATTAAAACCCATATTTTTGCTACTGAAATAGTATGACCTTTACACTAAGTTTATTCTTGTTTTAGGGGATACGCCTGGCGATTACAAAGACCTTAAACCAAATAACCCTAACGTTAAAGTTGAAGATGGAACTCTATCTATTTCTAATATACAAAAGACGAATGAGGGTTATTATCTTTGTGAAGCTGTTAATGGAATCGGTTCAGGACTATCTGCCGTTATTCTTATCAGCGTTCAGGGTGAGTTAAATTCggttaaaattctaaaacatgctAATAACGGAAAGAATTGTGAATAACGTAAAATATTTTCAGCTCCTCCGCAATTCGAAATCAAAATGAGGAATCAAACAGCCCGCCGAAGCGAACCAGCTGTACTGCAGTGCCAAGCCAAAGGTGAAAAGGTAAAATGATATACCCGTATGATTATATTTCACTCTTGCACATtggaatagaataaaaaataatactgcgtatggaaaggtaattctccgccccgcatcaATTCGTATCAGGTGTCAAGATAGACTTACCTAAACCGCCTCTCAGTCTTACTTATGTCTAAATAGCCGAAAATAATGGGACTGACTGTCTTGCTTGTCTTGCACTTACGCGACAAGGAGGCAAACAACATGTatgaatgatatttttgtatggagagaCCGGGGTATGGCATTGGTTTGACATTATAATGAGCATTTTGAAAACATCTTTACAGCCCATTGGAATTATCTGGAACATGAATAACAAACGACTCGAACCCAAATCCGACCCACGCTACACAATCCGTGAAGAAATATTGCCTGGAGGAGTTGTGTCTGACCTCAGCATCAGAAGAACTGAAAGGTCTGATAGCGCTCTCTTCACTTGTGTTGCCACCAACGCCTTTGGATCTGATGATACTAGCATCAACATGATTGTACAAGGTAAACTTTGAAAAACTATTACAGCAGCGTTTTTGTCTGAAGACAGCTACatatcacatacctacctatgaCTAATGCAATACATGATTTCCTTGATTGATTGAAGATAAAAAGTTAACatcaagtattttaaattttcagAGGTTCCCGAAGCTCCTTACGGTTTAAAGGTCTTAGATAAATCTGGCAGGACTGTTCAGCTTTCATGGGCTGCTCCTTACGATGGCAACTCGCCTATCAAGAAGTTCCTAATTGAGTACAAGCGCGCTAAAGGCAGCTGGGAAAAGGATATTGATAGGTAATCAACTAACATCGTTATTAGATTATTGTAgtaaattacaattaaattaactttACAGCAGTAATGCAAGTATATATTTCTTTGCAGAGTTCTTGTGCCTGGAGATGCGGCCGAAGCCGGAGTATTCAGTCTGCGTCCCGCTACCGCCTATCATATCAGGATTGTTGCTGAAAATGAACTGGGTACATCGGAACCCTCTGAAACCGTCACTATTATCACTGCTGAAGAAGCTCCCACTGGCCCACCCCAAGACGTTAAGGTTGATGCTGCAGACAAACATACCCTCAGAGTCACCTGGAAGCCACCCCCACCACAAGACTGGAACGGCGAACTGCAAgggtaaatatttttaatccaTATGTTACTTTAGAGATTACACTCTAGCGCttattgacttttattatttttttacagataCTATGTTGGATATAAACTGGCGTCAAGTAACAAATCTTTCGTTTTCGAAACTGTTGATATTTCCAAGGAATCTGGCAAGGAACACCATCTTGATATCATGAATCTGAAGTAAGGCTTTCTTCGttaagattttatttaatttgtgcTTTCTTTGGAACagttaaatacctactttttttCTAGGACGTACACCCAATACTCAGTTGTAGTTCAAGCATTCAACAAGATGGGCTCTGGCCCAGTTTCTCAGGAAATCAAGGCGTACACTGCTGAAGGCGCCCCATCTGCCCCGCCCCAGGATGTTCTCTGCACTACCCTCACAGCTCAAACCATTCGTGTTTCCTGGATTTCGCCTCCTCTTGCATCAGCTAATGGATTGATCAAGGCTTACAAAGTTGTCTATGGCCCTAGCGACACCTGGTATGGTGAGTACAAACCTAACTCTGTAAAAATCCAAAACATGTCAGTCAAGATGAAACCTAACCTCATATTAATGTTTTAGACGAGAAGACCAAAGACACCAAGATCACGGCCAGTAGCGAAACTATTCTGCACGGCTTGAAGAAGTACACTAATTATTCAATGGAAGTACTGGCAACAACTAACGGAGGTGACGGTGTACGATCTGCTCCTATTCATTGCCAGACTGAACAAGATGGTAAGTtagaatttaaaacaaaacgCAATAGGTATAAAACcctttgaaaaaataattaaataattataaaattatttttaattatttacagttccCGAAGCTCCTCGAGCGGTAAAAGCCCTTGTTATGGGAGCTGATTCCATCCTTGTTTCTTGGAGACCACCAGCGCAGCCAAACGGAGTTGTCACTCACTACAACGTTTACACGCAAGCCCAGAATGCTGAGCCCCACCCTAACAAGGTACATACACACAGTCAatgacaaatacaaaacaaaaaaaaaacatttatattacgAAATCACATTTACAGGTACCAGCTTCTCAAACCAGTTACTCGGCTACTGACCTGAAACCCGGACGATATGATTTCTGGGTCACCGCTTCTACGATTATTGGTGAAGGTCAACCGTCAGCTACCGCATCCTGTAGCCCTAGCGATAAAGGTAATAAGCATTCTTGTTTAAGTCTTATTTGATTCTTTCTCGGTTACAAAGTTTGGAGTCAACTACAATGTCTACTTTCCTATCTCTTTCAGTTCCTGCAAAAATTGCGTCATTCGACGAATCGTTTACTGCCACGTACAAAGAAGATGTCAAACTGCCTTGCCTTGCTGTTGGTGTGCCTCCTCCTAACATTTTATGGAAGGTAAAATGTTGTCCCGATATCCAATATTCTTGAAAAAGTCTGTTCGAACAATAACGAATCTAACAATCGTTTGAATTTCTAGGTTAAGGGCCAGCCGTTAGAAGCGTCAGAGCGCGTTCGTCAACTACCTGAAGGATCTCTGCAAATCGCTGGAGTTGCCCGCGAAGATGCCGGAGAATACTCATGCCATGTGGACAACCAATTCGGCACTGACACTGTTACTCACACGCTTTCCGTTTTGGGTATGCCCACTTATATTAACAAACTTATAATATTCCACAACTCGTAACCCTTAGCAATCGAATAACCACGTAATAGTTGTCATATCTGGTGAATTAAAATAATGCTTAACAACTACTGCTTAAGTGACTATATCGAAGAGCCGACAGATGCATATGCATGGTCTAAACGAATGTCACTATTGCTAGACAAGTGTCCGAACGCTAAGACAGTTTATCGCAATCATGAGATTAAGCAAAATCAATTATCATATTTAAAAACCTACCTTGAATTTTCCAGCTCCTCCTTTCCCCCCGCAACTAAGCATCGCGTCGTCTTCGGTATCGTCTCTGACTCTCCGCCTGAAGCCTTCAGACAACGCCGACCAGTCCCCTGCCGCCGGTTACACCATCCACTACAAACAAGAATTCGGCGATTGGGAAACTGTTCaggtcaaaatatttttatgtcgtcTTCGACATAAACTTGAATCTGTGCCTGtgaattattttaattgtatttacgTAGAATCTGTAGCTTCTTCTCCTTTAATGGAATATCTtctttgatttattttaatatcatcagactaaacaatttaaattaatatctccATTTCAGATTCCAAGCAACACCGACACGTACACTTTGGAGAACCTGTTCTGCGGCTCTAGATATCAACTATACGTTACGGCTTATAACAGGttaatattggtgctgattcctgtaaacaccatctaataagaaaattacaggtgtcTGCAAGATACGGGGCCATTGTCAAAATTACGACAAATAAAAGTCTAAAACTTGTACTAGATTTCTAAATTTTAACAAACCTCTTCTAATCCAGCATTGGCACTGGCGAAGCGTCTGACGTGGTCATCGCTCGTACCCGAGGCTCCAAGCCGCCGGTACCCCGCGCCGCTGACTTCATTGAAGTAGGAAGCTCTTCCGTCACCCTGCATCTAAAACAATGGCTCGACGGTGGTTGCCCTATGAGCCATTTCGTCGTTGAAAACAAGAAGAAGTAAGTGTTTATTATGATTATCGTGTCCGTTttttctacataacataacagatacttccacacacaggaaatacaaagtacaataggcgaccttattgctaagtagcaatctcttctagGCAAACTTTGAGTACCTACAGCCACCCAGCCAGCAAGTCTATCTACAACAAGtgactgttatttttttaaatttagatttaGCTAATTGTGGTTATTTGTTTCTAGGGGTGCAGCTGAGTGGAATCAGATCTCAAACGCTGTGAAACCAGGAGGCAACTTCGTAGTACTCGGTATGTGACGCGCTGCAATATTTTTGCGCATAAATGccaaattaaaaccaaaaatgACACTTATTCGTGATGATTTCAGACCTGGAACCCGCTACTTGGTATGTCTTGAGGATCACTGCACACAATAACGCCGGCTTCAATGTTGCTGAATACGAATTCGCTACTCTCACTATGACTGGTGGTAAGTAAAGATACATTTATTctgaaatatgttttttaaatatattaagaaaattaatataatgAGCAATAACTAACTGGGTTTCGcgcaaaaaaatatacctgAAATGCATCGCCTTTTATAAGTTCTTTAATTCCGTTACTCCTTTCAATAATGTGCGATTGCATTTCAGGTACTATTGCACCCGCAAGGGAGGTCGGCGACGGCTCTCTGACCACCGAACAGACGCTCAAGATTATCCTGTCGCACCTTAACCTTATCGTCCCTGTGATCGCTGCCATCCTCGTCATTATCATCGCTATCGTGGTCGTGTGCGTGGTGCGAGGCACGAGGGACCCCCACAAAGGTATCTCTATTGTGTTATAGGAACCGTTGCTCCCCTGCCCGGCAACGCGTACGAAGGCAAAGAACTACCTCCTTGGGTAAAGGCTTGGTTGGAACCCGAAGTATTAGTACCGATCTTGGCAACGATCGTGGTGTTCATCGTGGGAGTGGTGGTGATCTGCCTGACCCTTGCGCGTAGGAATACGCCCCACCGTCTGCGAGGTCAGAAGGACGTGTACTGTATGTATGGTGGCATGGCACACCGCTTTATGTCTTATTTTATTCTACATTCGTCCTTCAAAACTTGTTTTTAACTTCTTAGATGTccttaaacaaatatatttttttataactcaTTTAAACGGAGTCCCATCATCCGCATGTGAATATATCCATTGTTAACGTTACATgttctaattttatattaatttgtgTCAAAAttcattgtttatattttttgcaaaacCATTTAGCTGTCTGTCTCTGTAATCAACTTAATCTGAATCTGTATATAATGTATAAATCAAATAACAGACTATGAGCGAGACTTCATCATGTTTACACTTGGTCATATAGATGATGCAGTGTACAACGCCTCACAAGCGGCTTTGGGCGGCGGCAATGGAACCTTGGACAAACGTGGTGGACTGCGTGACGAACTTGGCTACATCGCACCCCCCAACCGCAAGCTGCCCCCCGTACCCGGCTCCAACTACAACACATGTGACCGAGTGAAGCGACAGGCTGTCATCAGTACGTACTATACAACGTAACAGCACAACACGAAGCCTAAAGAGCTTCACAGACGACTATGCAATTTGGTTCTAATTTCGCTACTGCGCCCAAATTATGGAAAAATTGGAAAATCATGTATCTATGGCATAATCATTCGAAGCTTCACTATCATTATTGTTTTAAACAATTCTTCAAATCAGGTCCGAATTGCAAGATCGTGTAGAAGACGCAAAGGCACATATTCGACTGATCACTCTAAACTCTTGCAAGTTTACTCTCACGCACCCAAAATGGAACGATTAGGCAACATTTTAGCACCATTTCTATCTCCTCTAGCTTTACGTTGTGCACGGCCTAAGCTATTTTTACCTTTATACCTAATTTTCCtttcaatgaggataaaaactagaaccTCAAATATAGGCGGCAACACTgtcgagtgttcctaaatttttacagttctccatactgtccagctagaattcgtgataaattgctataaaatatgGAGCACCGtgaagtgtatcccgtctgaagcatgggttacgaaaaagaaaagcaagcTGTTcaaagttttgattgaaaataagattTTCTAAATTTTCTTATTTCCGATCTTTAGAACagtatgattttgcagttaaacgcgtcgcaaagggttatagtgtaaaaatataaccaaaacaatataagtATGTTTGTTTTCTCAAATagtaaactgtcaaaatttaagaacactcaacagtagcgacacctgatgggagaaataggcagtttttatcctcatttgtAGATATTGTAATTTGAAGGTGAAGGCTATTTATGCGGTCAGTGGTTGTGGTGGGTTTAATTCTCACAGTAAAGACTAAAACGTTATTTTCAAATGTCTTTAGTTTCAGTCCCAGTTGTCCTTTAATTACGTCCAATTATCCGTGTATGCTTTTTGTTTAAACAGGCATATTCAGTGTTATCAAGATGTATGCTTATGTCTGGTTAAACAATGTATGTCAAATCCTTATTATGGTTTAGGTGTGCAACCACTAGGATGTTATCTCACTGATAGGACAGCTGAATTAAGATTAAAGGAATATCAATTACGACTGAACTTTGACTTAGTTCAGGCTGTTTGTCACGACCAGTTCAGATATAGTCACTGAGCTTTAAGCGAGTTTTAAGCGAtctttaaatgatttttaagaTTACTCATGTTACATTTTTTGGCACATGGCCATAATTGGAACTAACGTCGCATCAAATCAATAGTTGATGTGAGATGATGTCTAGAGTGGTTAGGCTATGTGCGTAGCGCATGCGTAAAGCAGTAGTGTGGTTCAGTGGGCGCGCACTCAACGTGGGACCCGCGCAGGCATCACTACGAGCGCGTGCGCCGACCGCGGTTGCCCATGCGCCGTACTGGATCCGGCGAGACCATATCCACAGGTAAAATGCTTGCTGCGCTTGCTTCAGTAACTTGACTAGAAATGGATAGACTACTTAAAGTTCTcattaatatataaaagaagTAGGAATAATAGCTGAGCAACGTTAATCAAATATCCAGTTAACTTCGTTAAT is drawn from Pectinophora gossypiella chromosome 7, ilPecGoss1.1, whole genome shotgun sequence and contains these coding sequences:
- the LOC126367980 gene encoding Down syndrome cell adhesion molecule-like protein Dscam2 isoform X18; its protein translation is MAMFTGFTALVVLIACGSVLCEDETIGPIFIKEPPNRVDFSNTTGAVVECAARGSPAPDVIWVRADGTAVGDVPGLRQVLPNGNLVFPPFRAEDYRQEVHAQVYACLARNPVGTIHSRDVNVRAVVNQFYEAEILTEYVIRGNAAVLKCSIPSFVADFVKVEAWIDEKGTDITLSEDLDGKYLVLPSGELHIRDVGPEDGYKSYQCRTKHRLTGETRLSATKGRLVITEPIGSKSPAFSTDDKLAWFIRPVGHNLALLCRAQGYPVPIYRWYKFIDGTTRKQPVTLNDRVKQVSGTLIIKEAKVEDSGKYLCVVNNSVGGESVETVLTVTAPLKATVEPATQTVDFGRPAVFTCRYEGNPVKTITWLKDGKDMKHHDSTLRIESVKKEDKGMYQCFIRNDQESAGASAELKLGGRFEPPQIRHSFGEQTLRSGPSLRLKCVASGNPTPDIAWLLDGEKLTSGERLQIGQFVTAEGNVESHLNISSVHTNDGGLYSCIASSKVGSASHSSRVNVYGLPYVRPMKKRPVVAGDTLIAHCPVAGYPIDSIVWERDGRVLPINRKQKVFPNGTLVIENVERMSDQATYTCVAKNSQGYSARGTLELQVMVLPQIHPFTFGEEPANAGDTVGIQCMVTKGDTPVNITWQLNGKPVLNIPGITVTKIGHKSSSLSIDSVASLHTGVYTCSANNQAGHANYSSELAVNVPPRWILEPTDKAFAQGSDAKVECKADGFPKPQVTWKRAEGDTPGDYKDLKPNNPNVKVEDGTLSISNIQKTNEGYYLCEAVNGIGSGLSAVILISVQAPPQFEIKMRNQTARRSEPAVLQCQAKGEKPIGIIWNMNNKRLEPKSDPRYTIREEILPGGVVSDLSIRRTERSDSALFTCVATNAFGSDDTSINMIVQEVPEAPYGLKVLDKSGRTVQLSWAAPYDGNSPIKKFLIEYKRAKGSWEKDIDRVLVPGDAAEAGVFSLRPATAYHIRIVAENELGTSEPSETVTIITAEEAPTGPPQDVKVDAADKHTLRVTWKPPPPQDWNGELQGYYVGYKLASSNKSFVFETVDISKESGKEHHLDIMNLKTYTQYSVVVQAFNKMGSGPVSQEIKAYTAEGAPSAPPQDVLCTTLTAQTIRVSWISPPLASANGLIKAYKVVYGPSDTWYDEKTKDTKITASSETILHGLKKYTNYSMEVLATTNGGDGVRSAPIHCQTEQDVPEAPRAVKALVMGADSILVSWRPPAQPNGVVTHYNVYTQAQNAEPHPNKVPASQTSYSATDLKPGRYDFWVTASTIIGEGQPSATASCSPSDKVPAKIASFDESFTATYKEDVKLPCLAVGVPPPNILWKVKGQPLEASERVRQLPEGSLQIAGVAREDAGEYSCHVDNQFGTDTVTHTLSVLAPPFPPQLSIASSSVSSLTLRLKPSDNADQSPAAGYTIHYKQEFGDWETVQIPSNTDTYTLENLFCGSRYQLYVTAYNSIGTGEASDVVIARTRGSKPPVPRAADFIEVGSSSVTLHLKQWLDGGCPMSHFVVENKKKGAAEWNQISNAVKPGGNFVVLDLEPATWYVLRITAHNNAGFNVAEYEFATLTMTGGTVAPLPGNAYEGKELPPWVKAWLEPEVLVPILATIVVFIVGVVVICLTLARRNTPHRLRGQKDVYYDAVYNASQAALGGGNGTLDKRGGLRDELGYIAPPNRKLPPVPGSNYNTCDRVKRQAVIMGAHSTWDPRRHHYERVRRPRLPMRRTGSGETISTGMEDEICPYATFHLLGFREEMDPSKALAFPHHHPAHAGTLAHPHPHHPAHSRAGSQSMPRANSRYARKNSQGGQSAIYSTAPEYDDPATCAEEDQYRARYSRPMYACGPEYDEPACCAPEDEQYTGAYGTPYSDHYGSRPSIGTRKCGGSPEPPPPPPRNANNDNNCSSSFNESKDSNEISEAECDQPRNYPVRAHTAKDGLHSEEMRKLIDRPEATTPIPQQAVHGRGLTAYDTVAV